One genomic segment of Natranaeroarchaeum aerophilus includes these proteins:
- the rpmC gene encoding 50S ribosomal protein L29, with translation MAILHVEEIRDMTAAEREAELDELKTELLNAKAVQAAGGAPDDPGRISELRRTIARLKTIQSEEGDFEDDE, from the coding sequence ATGGCGATCCTCCACGTCGAAGAGATCCGCGACATGACGGCGGCCGAGCGTGAGGCCGAACTCGACGAACTGAAGACCGAGCTGCTGAACGCGAAAGCAGTCCAGGCCGCTGGTGGCGCTCCGGACGATCCGGGCCGCATCAGCGAACTGCGCCGGACCATCGCCCGGCTCAAGACGATCCAGTCGGAAGAAGGCGACTTCGAAGACGACGAATAA
- a CDS encoding ribonuclease P protein component 1 — protein MPLTPETLPRHELNGLYVRVVDAPNPDLIGIAGRVVVETANTLHVSDRTAEESRVRQVPKQGSTFEFALEHADTDEAAAPVNGAGIASKLEAESTADPSEDGRETDADGPSGEGVTYVTVDGSRLLSRPAERTETRGTSPWQLD, from the coding sequence ATGCCACTGACACCCGAGACACTCCCACGACACGAACTCAACGGCCTGTACGTACGGGTCGTCGACGCCCCGAACCCCGATCTGATCGGGATAGCCGGGCGTGTCGTGGTCGAGACCGCCAACACGCTCCACGTGAGCGATCGGACGGCCGAGGAGTCTCGGGTGCGGCAGGTGCCAAAGCAGGGATCGACGTTCGAGTTCGCGCTCGAACATGCGGACACAGATGAAGCCGCCGCCCCAGTGAATGGGGCGGGGATCGCGTCCAAACTGGAGGCCGAGTCGACGGCGGACCCGTCGGAAGACGGTCGGGAAACCGACGCTGACGGCCCCTCCGGCGAGGGCGTGACCTACGTTACGGTGGATGGCTCACGACTGCTCTCACGACCCGCAGAACGCACCGAAACACGAGGTACATCACCATGGCAATTGGATTAG
- a CDS encoding 50S ribosomal protein L14: protein MEAMKADVTQGLEKGSLITCADNTGARELRVISVSGYSGTKNRHPKAGIGDKITVSVTKGTPEMRRQVLEAVIIRQRKPIRRPDGTRLKFEDNAAVIIDENEEPRGTEIKGPIAREVAERFGSIASTATMIV, encoded by the coding sequence ATGGAAGCAATGAAAGCTGACGTGACCCAGGGCCTCGAAAAAGGATCCCTGATCACGTGTGCCGACAACACCGGTGCACGCGAACTGCGCGTCATCAGCGTGTCCGGCTACTCGGGGACGAAGAACCGTCACCCGAAAGCCGGCATCGGCGACAAGATCACCGTCTCGGTCACCAAGGGGACGCCCGAAATGCGTCGCCAGGTGCTCGAAGCGGTGATCATCCGCCAGCGAAAGCCCATCCGACGCCCCGACGGCACGCGCCTCAAATTCGAGGACAACGCGGCCGTCATCATCGACGAGAACGAAGAGCCGCGCGGGACCGAGATCAAGGGTCCGATCGCGCGGGAAGTCGCAGAGCGGTTCGGAAGTATCGCAAGCACGGCTACGATGATTGTATAG
- the rplX gene encoding 50S ribosomal protein L24, producing MSRQPHKQRNEVENASLHELHSYVQATLSSELREEYDTRRTRVNAGDTVEVMRGDHAGQEGEVVQVDLKDSVVHVEDVTVETADGEEVPRPLDPSNVRITDLDLSDDRREERLQGDTQ from the coding sequence ATGTCACGACAACCACACAAACAACGAAACGAAGTGGAGAACGCCTCCCTGCACGAACTGCACAGCTACGTGCAGGCGACGCTCTCTTCGGAGCTCCGTGAGGAGTACGACACTCGGCGTACCCGCGTCAACGCGGGCGACACTGTCGAGGTCATGCGCGGCGATCACGCCGGGCAGGAAGGCGAAGTCGTTCAGGTCGATCTGAAAGACTCCGTCGTACACGTCGAGGACGTCACGGTCGAGACCGCCGACGGCGAGGAGGTCCCACGCCCGCTGGATCCCAGCAACGTGCGGATCACCGATCTCGACCTCTCCGACGACCGTCGCGAGGAGCGACTCCAGGGTGATACCCAATGA
- a CDS encoding 30S ribosomal protein S4e: MTNHQKRLSAPDSWPVERKTETFTVKADDGPHGDAGVPLVVLLRDVLGYADSKKEARYALESGNVLINGDAVRDYRRPVGMFDILAFVEREEYYRVFPDEGGRLALTEIDAESAGSKLGKIIGKRQVAGGDTQLNLHDGQNLLVEDASEYGGDDSLVVDNETDEIVAHFPYEEGALVTAVSGQHAGEIGEATTIEVTPGSGENRVEVEGVAGSPDFETVEEYVVVIDENFVEGGLDEDEETADEEVSDDE; the protein is encoded by the coding sequence ATGACGAACCACCAGAAACGACTATCCGCACCGGATTCCTGGCCGGTCGAGCGCAAGACGGAGACGTTCACCGTCAAGGCCGACGACGGCCCCCACGGCGACGCAGGGGTTCCCCTCGTCGTCCTGCTCCGTGACGTGCTCGGCTACGCCGACTCCAAGAAGGAAGCACGGTACGCGCTCGAATCGGGGAACGTCCTGATCAACGGCGACGCGGTACGCGATTACCGCCGTCCCGTCGGGATGTTCGACATCCTCGCTTTCGTTGAGCGCGAAGAGTACTACCGCGTCTTCCCCGACGAAGGGGGACGCCTTGCACTGACCGAAATCGACGCCGAGTCCGCGGGCAGCAAGCTCGGCAAGATCATCGGCAAGCGCCAGGTCGCCGGCGGCGACACCCAGCTCAACCTCCACGACGGGCAGAACCTGCTCGTCGAGGATGCGAGCGAATACGGCGGGGACGACTCGCTGGTCGTCGACAACGAGACCGACGAGATCGTCGCCCACTTCCCGTACGAGGAAGGCGCGCTCGTCACGGCTGTCAGCGGACAGCACGCCGGCGAGATCGGCGAGGCGACGACGATCGAAGTAACGCCCGGCAGCGGTGAGAACCGCGTCGAAGTCGAGGGCGTCGCGGGAAGCCCCGACTTCGAGACCGTCGAGGAGTACGTCGTCGTCATCGACGAGAACTTCGTCGAGGGCGGTCTCGACGAGGACGAGGAAACAGCAGACGAAGAGGTGAGCGACGATGAGTGA
- a CDS encoding 50S ribosomal protein L5 — protein sequence MSEAEADFHEMREPQVEKVVVHMGVGQGGRELANGEEILEEVTGQQSVRTQAKSTKPDFGIRQGDPIGAKVTLRAEDAHEFLETALPIADVSPTQFDDTGNFSFGVEEHTDFPSQEYDPSIGIFGLDVTVNLVRPGYRVTKRKKASRSIPSSHRLDPDDAVAFVESTFDVEVEQ from the coding sequence ATGAGTGAAGCCGAGGCCGACTTCCACGAGATGCGTGAGCCACAGGTCGAGAAGGTCGTCGTCCACATGGGCGTCGGTCAGGGTGGCCGTGAACTCGCCAACGGCGAGGAGATCCTCGAAGAGGTCACGGGCCAGCAGAGCGTCCGGACGCAGGCCAAATCGACCAAACCCGACTTCGGGATCCGACAGGGCGATCCGATCGGCGCGAAGGTCACTCTTCGTGCTGAGGACGCCCACGAGTTCCTGGAGACGGCACTGCCGATCGCGGATGTGTCGCCGACGCAGTTCGACGACACCGGCAACTTCAGCTTCGGTGTCGAGGAACACACCGACTTCCCGAGTCAGGAGTACGATCCGAGCATCGGGATCTTCGGACTGGACGTCACGGTTAACCTCGTCCGTCCCGGCTACCGCGTTACGAAACGCAAGAAAGCAAGCCGCTCGATCCCCTCGAGCCACCGACTCGATCCCGACGACGCAGTCGCGTTCGTCGAATCGACGTTCGACGTGGAGGTAGAACAATGA
- a CDS encoding 30S ribosomal protein S14 translates to MSESENDQTGEHATKRTGQLEECQRCGRKQGLVGKYNIWLCRQCFREIARDMGFKKYR, encoded by the coding sequence ATGAGCGAAAGTGAAAACGACCAGACGGGCGAGCACGCCACCAAGCGCACCGGCCAGCTAGAGGAGTGCCAGCGCTGTGGCCGCAAGCAAGGTCTCGTCGGGAAGTACAATATCTGGCTGTGCCGACAGTGCTTCCGAGAGATCGCCCGAGACATGGGATTCAAGAAGTATCGATAA
- a CDS encoding 30S ribosomal protein S8 has product MTANDPLSNALSGISNAESVGHLTHEVSPASNEIGQVLEVFYDRGYVDGFEFVDDGRSGQFEVELKGAINECGPVKPRYSAGAEEFEKWEKRFLPARDYGTLVVTTSHGIMSHYEARDQGIGGQVIAYVY; this is encoded by the coding sequence ATGACGGCAAACGATCCGCTCAGCAACGCCCTCTCGGGGATCAGTAACGCCGAGAGTGTGGGTCACCTGACCCACGAGGTATCGCCCGCCTCGAACGAGATCGGACAGGTGCTCGAGGTCTTCTACGACCGCGGGTACGTCGACGGCTTCGAGTTCGTCGACGACGGCCGATCCGGACAGTTCGAGGTCGAGTTGAAAGGTGCCATCAACGAGTGTGGCCCCGTCAAGCCCCGCTACTCCGCGGGAGCCGAGGAGTTCGAGAAGTGGGAGAAACGGTTCCTCCCCGCTCGGGACTACGGGACGCTCGTTGTTACGACCAGTCACGGCATCATGAGCCACTACGAGGCCCGCGATCAGGGTATCGGTGGTCAGGTCATCGCGTACGTGTACTAA
- a CDS encoding 50S ribosomal protein L6 — protein sequence MTRVAIELSDEVSAEVDHLELTIDGPNGSVTRRLWYPDVTVEVEDNEVVIESDAEDAKTLSTVGTFQSHVENMIHGVNEGWEYTMEVFYSHFPMQVRVEDGDVVIENFLGEKAARRTTIHGDTQVDVDEEIVTISGPDKEAVGQTAADIEQLTRVSGKDVRVFQDGVYITQKPSKGGA from the coding sequence ATGACGAGAGTAGCAATCGAACTATCGGACGAAGTCAGCGCAGAGGTCGACCACCTCGAACTGACGATCGACGGACCGAACGGCAGCGTCACGCGACGCCTCTGGTACCCCGACGTCACTGTCGAGGTCGAAGACAACGAGGTCGTCATCGAAAGCGACGCCGAGGACGCGAAAACGCTCTCGACGGTTGGCACGTTCCAGAGCCACGTCGAGAACATGATCCACGGCGTCAACGAAGGCTGGGAGTATACCATGGAGGTCTTCTACTCTCACTTCCCGATGCAGGTTCGGGTCGAGGACGGCGACGTCGTCATCGAGAACTTCCTCGGTGAGAAAGCGGCTCGCCGAACGACGATCCACGGCGACACGCAGGTGGACGTCGACGAGGAGATCGTGACGATCAGCGGCCCCGACAAGGAGGCCGTCGGACAGACGGCTGCCGACATCGAACAGCTAACCCGGGTTTCGGGCAAGGACGTTCGCGTCTTCCAGGACGGCGTCTACATCACCCAGAAACCCAGCAAAGGAGGTGCCTGA
- a CDS encoding 50S ribosomal protein L32e — protein MADEPEELEDISGVGASKAEALEEAGIESVEDVRAASQDDLSDVDGIGNALAARIKADVGDLEVDEEADAEAEIEDEDVDEEAEEDVETELQPRGLADKTPDLSDDEARLIAERRSASKPAFRAQDYHKKKRIPENWREPRGALSKQRRGIKGKGATVEAGYRTPKPVRGKHPSGFEEVRVHNTDDLEGVDGDREAVRIASTVGARKRERIEELAEEQGVRVLNPTYVEVEVDQ, from the coding sequence ATGGCAGACGAACCCGAAGAACTCGAAGACATCAGCGGTGTCGGCGCGAGCAAAGCGGAAGCGCTCGAAGAAGCAGGCATCGAGTCCGTCGAGGACGTCAGGGCGGCGAGCCAGGACGACCTCTCGGACGTTGACGGCATCGGGAACGCGCTCGCTGCGCGTATCAAGGCCGATGTCGGTGACCTCGAAGTCGACGAAGAGGCCGATGCGGAGGCCGAAATCGAAGACGAGGACGTCGACGAGGAAGCCGAGGAGGACGTCGAGACCGAACTCCAGCCACGCGGGCTGGCCGACAAGACGCCCGACCTCAGCGACGACGAGGCACGCCTGATCGCCGAGCGACGTTCGGCGAGCAAGCCCGCGTTCAGGGCGCAGGACTACCACAAGAAAAAGCGGATCCCCGAGAACTGGCGCGAGCCCCGTGGTGCGCTCTCGAAGCAGCGACGCGGTATCAAAGGGAAAGGCGCGACGGTCGAGGCGGGCTACCGGACGCCCAAACCGGTTCGTGGCAAACATCCGAGCGGCTTCGAGGAGGTCCGTGTGCACAACACGGACGACCTCGAGGGCGTCGACGGTGACCGAGAAGCGGTTCGTATCGCTTCGACAGTCGGTGCTCGCAAGCGCGAGCGCATCGAAGAGCTTGCAGAGGAACAGGGCGTTCGCGTCCTGAATCCCACCTACGTCGAAGTTGAGGTGGACCAATGA
- a CDS encoding 50S ribosomal protein L19e, with product MTDLKAQKRLAADVLDVGKNRVWFDPEAQGEIVDAITREDIRELVDQGIITATEKKGNSRGRARERADKRAYGHQKGPGKRKGKSGARQNEKKEWSAKVRAQRQLLRELRDDGTIDPGQYRELYNKSRGGEFRDVARLVNYIENNYGVDVDAEGDQ from the coding sequence ATGACTGACCTGAAAGCACAGAAACGACTCGCAGCGGACGTCCTCGATGTCGGAAAGAACCGTGTCTGGTTCGACCCCGAAGCACAGGGCGAGATCGTCGACGCGATCACCCGCGAAGACATCCGCGAACTCGTCGATCAGGGCATCATCACCGCAACGGAAAAGAAGGGCAACTCCCGCGGCCGCGCTCGCGAGCGCGCCGACAAGCGTGCCTACGGCCACCAGAAAGGCCCCGGCAAGCGCAAAGGGAAGTCCGGTGCTCGACAGAACGAGAAGAAAGAGTGGTCGGCGAAGGTTCGTGCCCAGCGACAGCTGCTCCGCGAACTCCGCGACGACGGGACCATCGACCCCGGTCAGTACCGGGAACTGTACAACAAGTCCCGTGGTGGCGAGTTCCGCGACGTAGCACGGCTGGTGAACTACATCGAAAACAACTACGGCGTCGACGTCGACGCCGAAGGTGATCAGTAA
- a CDS encoding 50S ribosomal protein L18, with protein MATGPRYKVPMRRRREVRTDYHQRLRLLKSGKPRLVARKSNKHVTAQLIVPGPNGDETIASAHSSDLAEYGWEAPTGNIPAAYLTGLLAGKRALEDGTEQAVLDIGLNTATEGSKVFAVQEGAIDAGLEIPHNDSVLPDWERNRGEHIAEYDEQLDEPLYSGEFDATDLPEHFDTVREEILEQ; from the coding sequence ATGGCAACTGGACCACGATACAAGGTGCCGATGCGGCGCCGTCGCGAGGTTCGGACCGATTATCATCAGAGGTTGCGCCTGCTCAAATCCGGCAAACCACGGCTAGTCGCTCGCAAGAGCAACAAGCACGTGACGGCGCAGCTGATCGTTCCGGGTCCGAACGGCGACGAAACCATCGCGAGTGCACACTCCAGCGATCTGGCCGAGTACGGCTGGGAAGCCCCAACGGGCAACATCCCCGCGGCGTACTTGACTGGACTACTCGCTGGCAAACGCGCGCTCGAAGATGGCACCGAGCAGGCGGTGCTCGACATCGGCCTCAACACGGCGACTGAAGGGAGTAAAGTATTCGCAGTACAGGAAGGAGCGATCGACGCGGGGCTCGAAATCCCGCACAACGACAGCGTCCTTCCCGACTGGGAGCGTAACCGCGGCGAGCACATCGCCGAGTACGACGAACAGCTCGACGAGCCGCTGTACAGCGGCGAGTTCGACGCCACAGACCTGCCCGAGCACTTCGATACGGTGCGAGAGGAGATCCTCGAACAATGA
- a CDS encoding 30S ribosomal protein S5, with translation MSGNNYNDGWEPVTRLGRKVQEGDIDTMEDALNSGLPLKEAEVVDQLLPGLEDEVLDINMVQRMTDSGRRVKFRCVVAIGNRDGYVGYAEGRDDQVGAAIQKAIDIAKLNIIDVPRGSGSWEDRAGGDHSLARKATGKAGSVKVEVKPAPKGLGLAAAETPRKVLELAGVEDAWTKSHGNTRTTVNFAKATYNALRNAAESRVPEYTQEQREVVE, from the coding sequence ATGAGCGGAAACAACTACAACGACGGCTGGGAGCCGGTTACACGGCTCGGTCGAAAGGTACAGGAGGGCGACATCGACACGATGGAAGACGCCCTCAACTCCGGACTCCCGCTGAAGGAGGCCGAAGTCGTCGACCAGCTCCTTCCGGGGCTGGAAGACGAAGTGCTCGACATCAACATGGTACAGCGGATGACTGACTCGGGTCGCCGGGTCAAGTTCCGCTGTGTCGTCGCGATCGGTAACCGCGACGGCTACGTCGGCTACGCGGAAGGCCGCGACGATCAGGTCGGTGCCGCGATCCAGAAGGCGATCGACATCGCCAAGCTGAACATCATCGACGTGCCTCGCGGGAGCGGCTCCTGGGAGGACCGCGCCGGTGGTGACCACTCGCTCGCCCGCAAGGCGACCGGGAAGGCAGGCAGCGTAAAAGTCGAAGTCAAGCCCGCACCGAAAGGACTTGGACTCGCGGCGGCGGAGACGCCGCGCAAGGTCCTCGAGCTCGCGGGTGTCGAGGACGCCTGGACGAAGAGCCACGGCAACACTCGCACGACGGTGAACTTCGCGAAGGCCACGTACAACGCACTGCGTAACGCAGCCGAGTCACGTGTCCCGGAGTACACCCAGGAGCAGCGTGAGGTGGTAGAATGA
- the rpmD gene encoding 50S ribosomal protein L30 codes for MTQAIVQLRGEVNMLGDVQDTMEMLNLHGVNHCTLVPETETYRGMITKVHDHVAHGEPSQDVVEELIRRRAEPLEGSADIDDEWIAENTEYDDVTAFTEALLDEETKLRDAGLSPVLRLHPPRGGHEGIKHPTKEGGQLGKHDTEEIDELLTAMR; via the coding sequence ATGACGCAGGCGATCGTGCAGCTCCGCGGCGAGGTCAACATGCTCGGCGACGTGCAAGACACCATGGAGATGCTGAATCTCCACGGCGTCAACCACTGTACGCTCGTCCCCGAGACCGAGACCTACCGTGGAATGATCACGAAGGTTCACGACCACGTCGCACATGGCGAGCCGAGCCAGGACGTCGTCGAGGAGCTGATCCGCCGCCGCGCCGAGCCGCTCGAAGGCAGCGCGGACATCGACGACGAGTGGATCGCCGAGAACACCGAGTACGACGACGTGACGGCATTCACCGAGGCGCTACTGGACGAGGAGACGAAGCTGCGAGACGCGGGGCTGTCACCAGTCCTCCGTCTGCACCCGCCACGCGGTGGTCACGAGGGTATCAAACACCCGACCAAAGAGGGCGGCCAGCTCGGAAAGCACGATACCGAGGAGATCGACGAACTCCTCACCGCAATGCGATAG
- a CDS encoding uL15m family ribosomal protein, giving the protein MTSKKRRQRGSRTHSGGSHKNRRGAGHRGGRGAAGRDKHEFHNYEPLGKHGFTRPESAQDEILTIDVQKLDEDATLFVADGDAEEVDGRYRIDARDIVEDGYEADAVKVLGGGQVRNQLEIIADAFSASARGLIEEADGEAVLSERGEDDEDEPQDVSQTDEDEE; this is encoded by the coding sequence ATGACTAGTAAGAAACGACGACAGCGCGGCTCGCGCACGCACAGCGGCGGTTCCCACAAGAACCGACGTGGTGCCGGTCATCGCGGTGGCCGAGGTGCAGCCGGGCGTGACAAACACGAGTTCCACAACTACGAACCGCTCGGCAAGCACGGCTTCACCCGTCCCGAATCAGCACAGGACGAGATCCTGACGATCGACGTCCAGAAGCTCGACGAGGACGCCACGCTGTTCGTGGCCGACGGCGACGCCGAGGAGGTCGACGGTCGCTACCGTATCGACGCTCGCGATATCGTCGAGGACGGTTACGAGGCCGACGCGGTCAAGGTACTGGGTGGCGGACAGGTTCGCAACCAGCTCGAAATCATCGCTGACGCCTTCTCGGCGAGCGCACGCGGGCTCATCGAGGAGGCAGACGGCGAGGCAGTCCTCTCCGAACGTGGAGAGGACGACGAGGACGAACCACAAGACGTATCCCAGACTGACGAAGACGAGGAATAA
- the secY gene encoding preprotein translocase subunit SecY, producing MGWKEAAEPVLTRMPVVRRPRSHVPFKRKLLWSGGILMLYFFLTNIVLWGVPRGGDGADVFGQFGSILAVEQGTLMQVGIAPIVTASIVLQLLGGANLLGLDTNDPRDQVLYQGLQKLLVVVMTVLMAVPLVWAGFLQASQGVATQLGIPLEGLRVIIFAQIVLGGILILYMDEIVSKWGVGSGVGLFIIAGVSQKLVAGFISPGEGGFFPTWVNIALGREGPSGSIASGSGLDFIIFGDGQLLALITTVLIFAIVVYAESVRVEIPLSHSRVKGARGRFPVKLIYASVLPMILVRALQANVQFIGRILDRTTTMPAWLGVYSDGQPTAGFFYYTAPIYSPDDWMWWTASVTQAPADVMIRVSVDLFVMIVGGAIFAIFWVETTNMGPESTAKQIQNSGMQIPGFRQNVGVVEKVMERYIPQVTVIGGALVGVLAVGANMLGTIGEVTGTGLLLTVSITYKLYEEIAEEQLMEMHPMMRDMFGK from the coding sequence ATGGGATGGAAGGAGGCTGCTGAACCGGTCCTCACGCGGATGCCCGTAGTCCGCAGACCGAGAAGCCACGTGCCGTTCAAGCGAAAGCTACTGTGGTCCGGCGGAATCTTGATGCTGTACTTCTTCCTGACGAACATCGTGCTGTGGGGTGTTCCTCGGGGAGGAGACGGTGCCGACGTGTTCGGCCAGTTCGGATCGATTCTCGCCGTCGAACAGGGGACGCTAATGCAGGTCGGGATCGCCCCGATCGTCACTGCGAGTATCGTCTTGCAGCTGTTGGGCGGTGCGAACCTGCTCGGGCTGGATACGAACGACCCGCGGGATCAGGTGCTCTATCAGGGACTCCAGAAGCTACTGGTCGTCGTGATGACCGTGCTAATGGCGGTGCCGCTCGTCTGGGCAGGATTCCTGCAGGCGAGTCAGGGCGTTGCTACCCAGCTCGGCATCCCACTCGAAGGGCTTCGGGTGATCATCTTCGCCCAGATCGTCCTCGGCGGCATCCTCATCCTGTACATGGACGAGATCGTCTCCAAATGGGGTGTCGGCAGCGGTGTTGGCCTGTTCATCATCGCTGGTGTGAGCCAGAAGCTCGTCGCCGGGTTCATCAGTCCCGGGGAAGGTGGCTTCTTCCCGACCTGGGTCAACATCGCGCTCGGTCGTGAGGGCCCCAGTGGCTCGATTGCCAGTGGTAGCGGCCTCGACTTCATCATCTTCGGCGACGGACAGCTCCTTGCGCTGATCACGACGGTGCTGATCTTCGCCATCGTCGTCTACGCCGAAAGTGTCCGGGTCGAGATCCCGCTGAGTCACAGCCGGGTCAAGGGCGCGCGTGGTCGCTTCCCCGTGAAGCTCATCTACGCCAGCGTCCTGCCGATGATCCTCGTTCGCGCGCTGCAGGCGAACGTGCAGTTCATCGGTCGGATTCTCGACCGGACGACGACGATGCCAGCGTGGCTTGGCGTCTACTCCGACGGCCAACCCACGGCAGGGTTCTTCTACTACACCGCACCGATCTACAGTCCGGACGACTGGATGTGGTGGACGGCGTCCGTCACGCAGGCTCCGGCAGATGTCATGATTCGGGTCAGTGTCGACCTGTTCGTGATGATCGTCGGCGGGGCGATCTTCGCGATCTTCTGGGTCGAGACGACGAACATGGGTCCGGAATCGACTGCGAAACAGATTCAGAACTCCGGGATGCAGATTCCCGGGTTCCGCCAGAACGTCGGCGTCGTCGAGAAGGTCATGGAACGGTATATTCCGCAAGTGACCGTTATCGGCGGTGCGCTCGTCGGCGTGCTCGCGGTGGGCGCGAACATGCTCGGTACCATCGGTGAAGTCACGGGTACCGGGCTGCTGCTGACAGTCTCCATTACGTACAAGCTGTACGAGGAGATCGCAGAGGAGCAGCTCATGGAGATGCACCCGATGATGCGGGACATGTTCGGGAAGTAG
- a CDS encoding sulfite oxidase-like oxidoreductase, with the protein MTDTVDRDCTELYAEFGDERLPPGQRETEEFPVLSKSGTPEWNRDEWEFRVSGAVEQELTFDWEAFQQLPMETQQQDFHCVTGWSKFDCQFAGVPFPTIADRAGLHDDASHVLFYALDDYTTNLPLEDCLRPEVLFAAEFDGEPLSPDHGGPLRVVTPHKYAYKGAKWVCGVEILTGQERGYWEKRGYSNTADPWNEERYS; encoded by the coding sequence ATGACTGACACCGTCGACAGGGACTGTACGGAACTGTACGCCGAGTTCGGCGACGAGCGACTCCCACCGGGCCAGCGCGAGACCGAGGAGTTCCCCGTCCTCTCGAAGAGCGGGACGCCCGAGTGGAACCGCGACGAGTGGGAGTTCCGCGTAAGCGGCGCAGTCGAGCAGGAGTTGACCTTCGACTGGGAGGCGTTTCAACAACTCCCCATGGAGACCCAGCAGCAGGACTTTCACTGTGTCACCGGCTGGAGCAAGTTCGACTGCCAGTTCGCGGGCGTTCCCTTCCCCACTATTGCCGACCGCGCAGGACTCCACGACGACGCCTCGCACGTCCTCTTTTACGCGCTCGACGACTACACGACGAACCTCCCCCTTGAGGACTGTCTGCGACCCGAGGTGCTCTTTGCGGCCGAGTTCGACGGCGAACCGCTCTCGCCGGATCACGGCGGCCCGCTCCGCGTCGTGACGCCGCATAAATACGCCTACAAGGGCGCGAAGTGGGTCTGTGGCGTCGAGATCCTGACCGGACAGGAGCGAGGCTACTGGGAGAAACGTGGCTACTCGAACACCGCTGACCCGTGGAACGAGGAGCGGTATAGCTGA
- a CDS encoding DUF4129 domain-containing protein, producing MRSTTIRPALTAGVCLVAFGLGAATISDPTDAAATAGIGGATQLSLPVSSTLVFGVLAVLVVGLTAGIYFLGDAQASDMAVGKAVPFLAGILVIGTVGAGIFLASGGDGGTAQEGLDGIGEVAPDVGVEDAAEEAEPEEGGGGSPVATIALIGLFVLAALGAFLYWLRRDDDEATETVDLDQSDEQAEETQLGEAAGEAADRIEQSDREFENEVYTAWSEMVDVVDLRDPETSTPRDFASAAVDAGLDRQHVDRLRTVFEEVRYGERAVTPEREQQAVEALRQIERAYGGESE from the coding sequence ATGCGCTCTACTACCATACGTCCGGCTCTCACAGCAGGTGTCTGTCTCGTCGCGTTCGGCCTCGGTGCGGCGACTATCTCCGACCCGACCGATGCCGCCGCGACGGCCGGTATCGGCGGCGCAACACAGCTTTCGCTCCCAGTCTCCTCGACGCTCGTCTTCGGGGTTCTCGCCGTGCTCGTGGTGGGGCTCACAGCCGGGATCTATTTCCTCGGCGACGCGCAGGCCTCGGATATGGCGGTGGGCAAGGCAGTCCCGTTTCTCGCGGGGATTCTCGTGATCGGCACTGTCGGAGCGGGGATCTTCCTGGCCTCCGGCGGTGACGGCGGAACGGCACAGGAAGGCCTCGACGGAATCGGCGAGGTTGCTCCGGATGTCGGCGTCGAAGACGCGGCTGAGGAAGCCGAACCCGAAGAAGGCGGTGGCGGCAGTCCGGTCGCGACGATCGCCCTGATCGGGCTGTTCGTGCTGGCCGCACTCGGAGCCTTCCTCTACTGGCTCCGGCGCGACGACGATGAAGCGACCGAGACCGTCGACCTTGACCAGTCGGACGAACAAGCGGAGGAGACGCAGCTCGGTGAGGCCGCAGGTGAGGCCGCCGATCGGATCGAGCAATCGGACCGGGAGTTCGAAAACGAGGTCTACACCGCGTGGAGCGAGATGGTCGACGTCGTCGATCTCCGGGACCCGGAGACGAGTACTCCCCGTGACTTTGCCAGCGCCGCGGTCGACGCCGGACTGGACCGACAGCACGTCGATCGGCTCCGGACCGTCTTCGAGGAGGTCCGCTACGGCGAGCGCGCCGTGACGCCCGAGCGCGAGCAACAGGCGGTCGAGGCGCTCCGGCAGATCGAACGCGCGTACGGGGGTGAGTCGGAGTGA